ATTCGCTGTTTCACGGGTACATCGAGTGGCAGGGCGAGATCCCCATGCGGCCGACCGGTTCTCTCGTGGCGGACCGCGCGGGCAAGACAACGGCTTATGCGATCTGGAACCTGCAGGAACGTGGCGAGATCTTCGTGACGCCGGGTACCGAAGTTTATGAAGGCATGATCGTGGGTGAGAACGCCCGCTCCGTCGATCTTGATGTGAACATCGTTAAGGAGAAAAAGCTGACCAACATGCGGTCGTCGACGGCGGATGAAGCCATCCGGCTGGTGCCGCCCCGCATTCTCAATCTCGAACAGGCCATCGAATTCATTCGCGAGGATGAATTCGTGGAAGTCACGCCGCAGACGATTCGATTGCGCAAGAAGGTTTTACAGGCCAACAAACGCTGACGCCGGTCGTCCAAAATAAGAGTGAGGGAATTTAAGGATACAAGTATGAACATGAAAACGAATGGAAATGTCTGGCCGTATGTTGCTCTCGGCTCTGCCATTGGCGGGGCCGTCGGATACTTGTTCATGACCGAATCCGGACAGAAGATCCGGCATTCGATTACTCATCCCGATGAACTCGCGGATAATCTTGAGGATGTGCGCGGTTTCATCGAAAGCAAGGCGAGAATTGTCACCGACCAGGTTCACGGAGTCCTGAACAGGGCGAAGTATGGGATTGAAGAAGGGGAACGGGCCTACCGTGAGGCCGAGCAGAACTTTCAATCGCGCGTCCACGAATTTCAGGGCAAAAGCGGCGACATTGCGTCGGACGTCCATAAGGCGGTCGACAATGTGAACCGGACGGCAGTGACGATCGAACAGAGCGTGCTCGATCCGGTTTGCGAACTGGGCGCCCTCTATCGCGGTATCGACCGCGGCATTCGCGCCGTCTTCGGGAAGAGCACAGCGCAGCTCGAAAGCGAGATCCCGGAGCC
This genomic window from Terriglobia bacterium contains:
- a CDS encoding YtxH domain-containing protein; this encodes MNMKTNGNVWPYVALGSAIGGAVGYLFMTESGQKIRHSITHPDELADNLEDVRGFIESKARIVTDQVHGVLNRAKYGIEEGERAYREAEQNFQSRVHEFQGKSGDIASDVHKAVDNVNRTAVTIEQSVLDPVCELGALYRGIDRGIRAVFGKSTAQLESEIPEPMYRDTRVMGD